From Bacteroidales bacterium, one genomic window encodes:
- a CDS encoding tRNA threonylcarbamoyladenosine dehydratase codes for MEDWRERTELQIGKEGVQKLENASVAIIGLGGVGAFAAEMLCRAGVGSFILADSDVIDITNKNRQLPALDSTIGRIKTEVIAERMRDINKDVKVKIISTYIEEDNLSAKLKLRRKDVAAERGEAACGNVGASDGAAEGGKAVCGNVGASESMAEGGKAVCGNVGASESMAEGGKVVCGNVGASDGAAERGKVACGNVGAGEWNEVDFVVDAIDTLSPKIALIQYCLQNKIPMVSSMGAGAKYDATKVRIAEIEKSFNCPLAYMLRKRLHKVGIRKGFKVVFSEEIPDKEAIIPCEGKNKKSRTGTLSYMPAVFGCVCAQAAIQHILSVDV; via the coding sequence ATGGAAGATTGGAGAGAAAGAACGGAGTTGCAGATTGGCAAGGAAGGGGTGCAAAAGCTTGAGAATGCGAGTGTTGCAATTATCGGGCTGGGCGGCGTGGGCGCTTTTGCAGCGGAGATGCTGTGCCGGGCTGGTGTGGGTTCTTTTATTCTGGCTGATTCTGATGTTATTGACATTACCAATAAGAATAGGCAGCTGCCAGCTCTGGACAGCACTATCGGGAGAATAAAAACAGAGGTGATTGCAGAGCGGATGAGGGATATTAATAAAGATGTGAAGGTCAAAATCATCTCCACATATATTGAGGAGGATAATTTAAGCGCCAAGCTTAAGTTGCGTCGTAAGGATGTTGCGGCAGAAAGGGGTGAAGCGGCGTGCGGAAACGTTGGAGCAAGTGATGGTGCGGCAGAAGGGGGTAAAGCGGTGTGCGGAAACGTTGGAGCAAGTGAGAGTATGGCAGAAGGGGGTAAAGCGGTGTGCGGAAACGTTGGAGCAAGTGAGAGTATGGCAGAAGGGGGTAAGGTGGTGTGCGGAAACGTTGGGGCAAGTGATGGTGCGGCAGAAAGGGGTAAGGTGGCGTGCGGAAATGTTGGGGCGGGAGAGTGGAATGAGGTTGATTTTGTGGTGGATGCAATTGATACGCTTTCACCAAAGATTGCGCTGATTCAATATTGTTTGCAGAATAAGATCCCGATGGTTTCTTCTATGGGTGCGGGGGCTAAGTATGATGCAACCAAGGTGCGGATTGCGGAGATTGAGAAGTCTTTTAATTGTCCGCTGGCCTATATGCTGCGCAAAAGGCTGCATAAAGTTGGAATACGCAAGGGCTTCAAGGTTGTTTTTTCTGAGGAAATTCCTGATAAAGAGGCTATTATCCCTTGCGAGGGTAAAAATAAAAAGAGCCGTACCGGCACACTTTCTTATATGCCGGCGGTTTTTGGGTGCGTTTGTGCTCAAGCTGCTATTCAACATATTTTGAGCGTTGATGTTTAA
- the prfA gene encoding peptide chain release factor 1, producing the protein MTDTENTLVQKIDDLKVKLDSIQTQLSDPDVMKDMKKYVQLNKDYKELQPIIAAGEKYKKMVADYAAAKDILVNEKDEELKEMAKEEVASLDVALPNMEQEIRLLLVPADPEDGKNAIVEIRGGTGGDEAAIFAGDLFRMYSKYVEKKGWKLEVTSSSPGAAGGYKEVIFTVSGDGVYGLLKYESGVHRVQRVPQTETQGRLHTSAASVAVLPEAGEFDIELNEKDIRKDIFCASGPGGQGVNTTYSAIRLTHIPTGIVVQCQDERNQMKNYEKALNELRTRLYNMEYQKYLDGISAKRKTMVSTGDRSAKIRTYNYPQSRVTDHRINWSTHNLPVFMDGEIQEVIDQLQIAENAERLKEAE; encoded by the coding sequence ATGACTGACACAGAGAACACATTAGTGCAGAAGATTGATGATCTTAAGGTTAAGCTGGATAGTATTCAGACACAGCTTTCAGATCCTGATGTTATGAAGGATATGAAAAAGTACGTGCAGCTGAACAAAGATTATAAGGAACTGCAGCCGATTATTGCGGCGGGAGAAAAGTATAAGAAGATGGTTGCCGATTATGCGGCGGCCAAGGATATTCTTGTAAATGAGAAAGATGAGGAGCTTAAGGAGATGGCAAAGGAAGAAGTTGCCTCTTTGGATGTTGCTCTTCCAAATATGGAGCAGGAGATTAGATTGCTGCTGGTTCCGGCTGATCCTGAGGATGGTAAGAATGCAATTGTGGAAATTCGCGGAGGTACCGGCGGAGATGAGGCGGCAATTTTTGCAGGAGATTTGTTCCGCATGTATTCAAAGTACGTGGAGAAGAAGGGATGGAAACTGGAAGTGACCAGCTCAAGTCCCGGAGCTGCAGGCGGTTACAAGGAGGTTATTTTTACTGTAAGCGGAGATGGAGTGTACGGATTGCTGAAGTATGAGAGCGGAGTGCACAGAGTTCAGAGGGTTCCGCAGACAGAAACTCAAGGACGTTTGCATACGTCGGCGGCATCAGTTGCCGTTCTTCCTGAGGCGGGAGAGTTTGATATTGAGCTGAATGAGAAAGATATAAGAAAAGATATTTTCTGCGCTTCAGGTCCCGGAGGACAAGGAGTTAACACAACATATTCTGCAATTAGACTTACTCATATCCCGACAGGTATTGTAGTACAGTGCCAGGATGAGAGAAACCAGATGAAGAATTATGAGAAGGCTCTTAATGAGTTGAGAACCAGGTTGTACAACATGGAGTATCAGAAATATCTGGATGGTATTTCAGCAAAAAGAAAGACCATGGTTTCTACCGGAGACCGCAGTGCAAAAATCAGAACTTACAACTACCCGCAGAGCCGTGTTACGGATCACAGAATTAACTGGTCTACTCATAATTTACCGGTCTTCATGGATGGTGAAATTCAGGAAGTTATAGATCAGCTTCAGATTGCCGAGAACGCGGAGCGTTTAAAGGAGGCTGAGTAA
- a CDS encoding excinuclease ABC subunit A — protein sequence MTKPDVDKIEGIPPAVAIEQRVNTRNPRSTVGTTTEIYDYLRTLYAKIGKTFSPISGAEVKRESVEDVTAYISKVAEGSAVYILTQLKWDVKKERMEKLLSLKQAGYSRLFVDGEVVRIDEVIKEIEKFSSATVYILISRFIHSVKEDDVSEIRSSLETAFAEGKGHLSIALQMPEQEDNAKNKKEVKSVGNKKIKYREFSNIFEADGMKFEEPTELMFSFNNPIGACPVCGGYGNMVGIDEHLVIPNASLSVYEGAIAPWRGKIMGWYLDQLVENAGKFNFPIHRPYAQLTKEQKDLLWDGNEYFKGINDFFKWVESKKYKIQFRYMLSRYSGKTTCRACGGSRLKKEVTYVKVGGKTIVDLLDMSVVELKKFFENLTLTPYEEKICKRAIAEINQRLDYIINVGLGYLSLSRRSNTLSGGESQRINLVSSLGSSLVGSLYILDEPSIGLHPRDTQRLISVIKKLRDLGNTIVIVEHDADIIRAADELIDIGPLAGVNGGEVVYQGPPPAKAVAAEPGERMERSDFKRAGSSATASTTQQDFGHSLTLQYLSGTKQIQIRQHKRKWVYSINIEGAMEHNLKNINVKFPLKAFTVVTGVSGSGKSSLVGDVLYPALCRHFEIVGPLPGAYRDLTGDLKKLDGVEYIDQNPLGKSARSNPVTYLKIYDDIRKIFSEQPYAKMNGYGHSHFSFNIDGGRCPVCLGDGFITIPMQFMADVRMVCEECGGKRFKPDILEVKYHDKNINDVLNLSVDQAIEFFGAQKESVAQRVAEKLKVLQDVGLGYIQLGQSSSTLSGGESQRVMLAKFLSKDTASGLPGAGGKLFIFDEPTTGLHFNDIGKLLQAFDALVDAGNTIIVVEHNTDVIKAADWIIDLGPDSGDKGGEVVFTGTPEQLKDEPRWKEYLN from the coding sequence ATGACAAAGCCGGATGTGGATAAAATTGAGGGAATTCCGCCGGCGGTGGCAATTGAGCAGAGAGTTAACACCCGCAATCCGCGCTCTACAGTCGGCACAACCACAGAGATTTACGATTATTTAAGAACATTATACGCAAAGATTGGAAAGACATTTTCTCCAATCAGCGGGGCTGAAGTTAAAAGAGAGAGCGTGGAAGATGTGACGGCTTATATTTCTAAAGTTGCGGAGGGGAGCGCCGTTTATATTCTTACACAACTAAAGTGGGATGTGAAGAAGGAGAGAATGGAGAAGCTGCTCTCTTTGAAACAGGCCGGCTATTCAAGGTTATTTGTTGATGGTGAGGTAGTTAGGATAGACGAAGTTATAAAGGAGATAGAAAAATTTAGCTCCGCGACAGTTTATATTTTAATCTCCCGTTTTATTCATTCTGTTAAAGAGGATGATGTTTCTGAAATCAGAAGTTCTTTGGAGACTGCGTTCGCAGAGGGAAAGGGACATCTGAGTATTGCTTTGCAAATGCCTGAGCAGGAGGATAATGCGAAAAATAAGAAAGAGGTAAAATCTGTCGGGAATAAAAAAATTAAATACAGGGAGTTCTCAAATATTTTTGAGGCGGACGGAATGAAGTTTGAGGAACCTACTGAACTTATGTTCAGTTTTAATAATCCTATTGGCGCTTGTCCGGTGTGCGGCGGGTATGGCAACATGGTTGGAATTGATGAACATCTTGTCATTCCAAATGCTTCATTATCAGTCTATGAAGGGGCTATTGCTCCGTGGAGGGGAAAGATTATGGGGTGGTATTTGGATCAGCTGGTGGAGAATGCCGGGAAGTTTAATTTTCCTATTCACCGTCCTTATGCCCAGCTGACAAAAGAGCAGAAGGATTTGTTGTGGGATGGTAATGAGTACTTTAAGGGCATCAATGATTTTTTCAAGTGGGTTGAAAGCAAGAAATATAAGATACAGTTCAGGTATATGCTTTCCAGATATTCCGGCAAAACTACCTGCAGAGCATGCGGAGGAAGCCGTCTGAAAAAAGAGGTGACGTATGTGAAGGTGGGGGGCAAAACTATTGTAGATCTGCTGGATATGAGCGTCGTTGAGCTGAAGAAATTCTTTGAAAATTTAACGCTTACTCCTTATGAGGAGAAAATTTGCAAGAGGGCAATTGCGGAGATAAATCAGAGACTGGATTACATAATTAATGTCGGACTTGGATATCTCTCTTTGAGCAGACGTTCAAATACTTTGAGCGGCGGCGAGAGTCAGAGAATTAACCTTGTGAGTTCTTTGGGGAGCAGTCTTGTAGGGTCTTTGTATATTTTGGATGAGCCGAGCATAGGTTTGCATCCGCGTGATACGCAGAGGCTTATAAGCGTGATTAAAAAGCTGAGGGACCTGGGCAATACAATAGTGATTGTTGAGCATGATGCGGATATTATTCGTGCGGCTGATGAATTGATTGATATTGGGCCGCTTGCGGGTGTTAATGGTGGCGAGGTTGTTTATCAGGGCCCGCCTCCCGCAAAGGCTGTTGCAGCTGAACCTGGCGAGCGCATGGAGCGCAGCGACTTTAAGCGAGCAGGTTCCAGCGCAACAGCCTCAACAACTCAGCAGGACTTTGGACACTCCTTGACGCTGCAATACCTGTCGGGAACCAAACAAATCCAAATCCGCCAGCACAAACGCAAATGGGTATATTCCATTAATATAGAGGGCGCTATGGAACACAACCTGAAGAATATTAATGTGAAGTTCCCGCTTAAAGCATTCACCGTTGTGACTGGAGTGAGCGGCAGCGGCAAGTCCTCTCTTGTCGGAGATGTCTTGTATCCTGCGCTTTGCAGACATTTTGAGATTGTTGGTCCGCTGCCCGGAGCATACAGAGATTTGACCGGAGATTTGAAAAAATTGGATGGCGTTGAGTACATAGACCAGAATCCTCTTGGCAAGTCTGCCCGTTCTAATCCGGTGACTTACTTGAAGATATATGATGATATAAGAAAAATATTTTCCGAGCAGCCGTATGCAAAAATGAACGGATACGGGCACTCTCATTTTTCATTTAACATAGACGGCGGAAGATGTCCTGTTTGTCTCGGCGACGGATTTATTACAATTCCCATGCAATTTATGGCGGACGTTAGAATGGTGTGCGAGGAGTGCGGAGGAAAGAGATTTAAACCTGATATTCTTGAGGTTAAGTATCATGATAAAAATATCAATGATGTGCTGAATCTTTCAGTTGACCAGGCAATAGAATTTTTTGGAGCTCAAAAGGAGTCTGTGGCTCAGAGAGTTGCGGAAAAACTGAAAGTTCTGCAGGATGTGGGTCTTGGATACATTCAGCTAGGGCAGAGCAGCAGCACGTTGAGCGGCGGTGAGAGTCAGAGAGTTATGCTTGCAAAGTTTTTGAGCAAGGATACTGCCTCAGGTCTTCCTGGCGCCGGAGGAAAATTGTTTATATTTGATGAACCAACTACGGGATTGCATTTTAATGACATTGGCAAACTGCTGCAAGCATTTGATGCACTTGTAGATGCGGGCAATACAATTATTGTGGTTGAGCACAACACAGATGTGATTAAGGCGGCAGACTGGATTATAGATTTAGGTCCCGACAGCGGAGATAAAGGTGGTGAGGTTGTGTTTACCGGAACTCCGGAACAACTTAAGGATGAGCCGCGCTGGAAAGAATATCTAAATTAA
- a CDS encoding endonuclease/exonuclease/phosphatase family protein, whose protein sequence is MKKYIFTTPLLVAVCAFLFCNAANAQKKICMKAENPSDAIVSIMSYNIHNGTGMDGIRDYGRIAQVIKEIDPDVVALQEVDSVNARNGNLNGAAEIANAAGMHWTFGASLKNFRGGAYGNAILSKEKPLSYKNIPLESPNDEDRALLIVEFKDYYFCCAHLSLNDTDRDESCVTILNEMRKLSGKKLIFLSGDFNSLPGSHSVALLMQSFEILSNPAVFTFPSVQPDRTIDYICLYKNKAGKNLIKNFKEGKNGLATWVQPETAASDHRPEAAVIIKGTSFIQK, encoded by the coding sequence ATGAAAAAATACATCTTCACAACCCCTTTGTTAGTAGCTGTTTGCGCATTTTTATTTTGTAATGCGGCAAACGCTCAGAAAAAAATATGCATGAAGGCGGAGAATCCGTCCGATGCAATTGTCTCCATTATGAGTTACAATATTCACAATGGAACCGGGATGGACGGTATCAGGGATTACGGCAGAATTGCTCAGGTTATCAAAGAGATAGATCCGGATGTTGTTGCGCTGCAGGAGGTTGACAGCGTTAATGCCAGAAACGGAAATTTGAACGGAGCTGCGGAGATTGCAAATGCAGCCGGCATGCACTGGACCTTTGGAGCATCCCTTAAAAATTTCAGAGGAGGCGCATACGGTAATGCAATTCTTTCCAAAGAGAAACCATTGTCATATAAAAATATTCCGTTGGAATCACCTAATGATGAGGACCGTGCATTGCTGATTGTGGAGTTTAAGGATTACTATTTTTGCTGTGCTCACTTGAGTCTTAATGATACGGACAGAGATGAGAGTTGTGTCACTATTCTTAATGAGATGAGAAAACTATCAGGCAAAAAATTGATATTCCTGTCGGGAGACTTCAACTCTCTTCCAGGCTCACACTCCGTTGCTCTGCTTATGCAATCTTTTGAAATACTGTCAAATCCGGCTGTCTTCACTTTTCCTTCCGTACAACCTGACCGCACTATTGACTACATCTGTCTCTATAAAAACAAGGCGGGCAAAAATTTGATAAAGAATTTTAAAGAGGGGAAGAACGGTCTTGCAACTTGGGTACAGCCGGAAACGGCCGCCTCTGATCATAGACCGGAAGCAGCCGTTATAATTAAAGGCACCAGTTTTATCCAAAAGTAA
- a CDS encoding RelA/SpoT family protein — MGESTNKAMNDKLNELISMFEPENKQLIEGAYDIAVKSLEGLERENHHPFIEHPLNVAYIVAAELGLRADAVAAVFLHEASRGKDSMVEEFKKNYPKEIITIVEGLNNISKITPKETKLQAEIYRKLIVSYSKDPRVTLIKLADRLEIMRNLYIFPKGNAMRKLTETQMLYIPMAHQLGLYNINSELENLYFRYSDPENYRAITNKLIATEEDRKKLVQQFVKPLEKKLSEAGIKYTLKVRTKTAWSIWQKMKRQEVPFEKVYDVFAIRFILDVPPEKEKDYCWQVYSLVTQEYKPDVNRLRDWITTPKPNGYESLHTTVENKDGAHIEVQIRTARMDEIAENGHASHWSYKGIKSVRGLDEWLSGVKEMLNTPGVMENPQLSGKELDEIFVFTPTGDLRQLPKGASVLDFAFSIHSNLGMSCSGAKVNGKIKSIREQLHTGDIVEIMSNKNQKPSQDWLNIVVSAKARSHIKSRLKEEEGKMSRAGREILERRMKNWKIELNDDILADLAKHFKKKSAGELLIAINDNSIDPQDIKDFLEKGESGKEAENEKETHVTKIRQHEGSSDYLVISDNLSNISYKMAKCCNPIFGDDVFGFVTASGGISIHRMSCPNAKRLLTTYPYRIQKVRWRQLSTTTQFQTGLKVIGDGDATVGNRIMECVATQGASIRAYRISERRKGKIEFVAELEISISNNAHLDRVISALKKMREVKTVLRTSKK, encoded by the coding sequence ATGGGAGAGAGTACAAATAAGGCAATGAATGATAAGCTGAATGAACTTATAAGTATGTTTGAGCCTGAAAACAAGCAGCTTATAGAGGGAGCTTATGATATTGCAGTCAAATCTCTTGAGGGGCTGGAGAGGGAAAATCATCATCCGTTTATTGAGCACCCGCTTAATGTTGCCTACATTGTAGCAGCTGAACTTGGATTGCGCGCAGATGCGGTTGCGGCAGTTTTCCTGCATGAAGCCAGCCGCGGCAAAGACTCTATGGTTGAGGAGTTTAAGAAAAACTATCCCAAAGAAATAATTACCATTGTTGAGGGTCTTAACAACATTTCCAAGATTACTCCCAAAGAGACAAAGCTGCAGGCGGAAATCTATCGCAAGCTAATTGTCTCATATTCAAAGGACCCAAGGGTAACATTAATTAAGCTCGCCGACAGATTGGAAATAATGCGCAACCTTTATATTTTCCCAAAGGGAAATGCGATGCGCAAGCTGACGGAGACCCAAATGCTGTATATTCCTATGGCTCATCAGCTTGGGCTATACAATATTAACAGCGAACTGGAAAATTTATACTTCAGATATTCAGATCCGGAGAATTATCGCGCAATCACAAACAAGCTAATTGCAACGGAAGAGGACAGGAAAAAACTTGTTCAGCAATTTGTTAAACCATTGGAGAAAAAGCTGAGCGAGGCTGGGATAAAATATACTCTTAAAGTTAGGACTAAAACTGCGTGGTCTATCTGGCAAAAGATGAAAAGGCAGGAAGTTCCGTTTGAAAAAGTGTATGATGTTTTTGCCATCAGATTTATTTTGGACGTTCCGCCGGAGAAGGAGAAAGATTATTGCTGGCAAGTATATTCACTTGTCACTCAGGAATATAAACCCGATGTTAACAGATTGAGGGATTGGATTACTACTCCAAAGCCAAATGGCTATGAGTCTTTGCATACAACGGTTGAAAATAAAGACGGCGCTCACATTGAGGTTCAAATCAGAACTGCAAGAATGGATGAAATTGCAGAGAACGGACACGCATCTCACTGGAGCTACAAGGGAATAAAGAGCGTGCGCGGATTGGATGAATGGCTATCGGGAGTAAAAGAAATGCTTAATACTCCGGGAGTTATGGAGAATCCCCAGCTGAGCGGAAAAGAGCTGGATGAAATTTTTGTATTCACTCCAACCGGAGATTTGAGACAACTTCCAAAGGGTGCGTCCGTGCTGGATTTTGCATTCAGCATCCACTCCAATCTTGGAATGAGCTGCTCAGGCGCAAAGGTAAACGGGAAAATAAAATCCATACGAGAGCAGCTGCACACAGGTGATATTGTGGAGATTATGAGCAACAAAAATCAGAAGCCGTCACAGGATTGGCTGAATATTGTTGTCTCCGCAAAAGCGCGCAGCCATATAAAATCCAGACTTAAAGAGGAAGAGGGAAAGATGAGCCGCGCGGGACGTGAGATTCTGGAGAGGAGAATGAAGAACTGGAAGATTGAGCTGAATGATGATATACTTGCCGACCTTGCAAAACATTTTAAGAAAAAATCTGCAGGAGAATTGCTGATTGCAATTAATGACAACTCAATTGACCCGCAGGACATAAAGGATTTTCTGGAGAAAGGAGAGAGCGGCAAAGAGGCTGAAAATGAGAAGGAAACACATGTTACAAAAATCCGCCAGCATGAGGGTTCATCTGACTATCTTGTGATAAGCGATAACTTGAGCAACATCAGCTATAAGATGGCAAAGTGCTGCAACCCTATTTTTGGAGATGATGTTTTTGGATTTGTTACTGCCTCCGGCGGAATCAGCATTCACAGAATGTCATGCCCGAATGCAAAGCGGCTTCTTACTACGTATCCATATAGGATTCAGAAAGTTAGGTGGAGGCAGCTTTCTACTACAACGCAATTCCAGACCGGCCTCAAAGTCATTGGAGACGGAGACGCAACTGTCGGGAATAGAATAATGGAATGCGTTGCAACTCAGGGAGCAAGCATACGCGCCTACAGAATTTCAGAAAGGCGCAAAGGCAAGATTGAATTTGTGGCTGAACTGGAAATTTCAATCTCCAATAACGCCCACTTGGACAGAGTTATTTCCGCACTTAAAAAGATGCGGGAAGTTAAAACTGTCTTAAGGACTTCAAAGAAATAA
- the uvrB gene encoding excinuclease ABC subunit UvrB, translated as MDFKLESSYKPTGDQPEAIDSLVNAIKEGNKAVTLLGVTGSGKTFTMANVIQRLNRPALVLSHNKTLAAQLYGEFKAFFPENAVEYFVSYYDYYQPEAYMPVTDTYIEKDLSINDEIDKLRLQCSSALLSGRRDVIVVSSVSCLYGIGNPADFHANTIIIHKGDQVSRNKFLYKLVDSMYSRNDVEFKRGTFRVKGDSVDIFLAYGEEAARITFFGNEVDEIEIFDPISGGTIEFKEEIPIYPANIFSTTRERTISAIKQIQDDLKKQYDYFMEIGKAHEANRLKQRVEYDLEMIKELGYCPGIENYSRYFDGRSAGTRPFCLLDYFQNDFLTFIDESHVTVPQIRAMSGGDRSRKQTLIEYGFRLPAAADNRPLKFDEFQTLTNQTVYVSATPSDFELEESQGLIVEQVVRPTGLLEPPIDVRPTKNQIDDLLEEVQKRAEKDERVLVTTLTKRMAEELDKYLEKMGIRVRYIHSDVDTMERIEILEDFQAGRFDVLVGVNLLREGLDLPQVSLVAILDADKEGFLRSTTALTQTSGRAARNINGTVIMYADTITKSMKETIDETGRRRAKQMEYNKVHHITPRQIVKEERNILGRNATLEEASSNYGKPSARDIANDPVITNMTRAQLEKSIESSRIQMERSAKKLDFTAAAKFRDEMNALKEVLKNKKN; from the coding sequence ATGGATTTTAAGCTGGAATCTTCATATAAGCCTACCGGTGACCAGCCGGAAGCAATTGATTCTCTGGTAAATGCAATTAAGGAGGGGAATAAGGCGGTGACGCTGCTTGGCGTTACCGGCTCCGGGAAGACTTTTACCATGGCCAACGTTATCCAAAGATTGAACAGACCCGCGCTGGTGCTGAGCCACAATAAGACTTTGGCGGCGCAGCTGTACGGTGAGTTTAAGGCGTTCTTTCCTGAGAATGCCGTGGAGTATTTTGTCTCCTACTATGACTACTATCAGCCCGAGGCGTATATGCCTGTTACTGATACATATATAGAGAAAGACCTGAGCATCAACGATGAGATTGACAAGCTGCGCCTGCAATGCTCAAGCGCGCTACTGTCGGGAAGAAGAGATGTAATAGTCGTCTCATCAGTCTCCTGCCTGTACGGCATTGGCAACCCTGCAGATTTCCACGCAAACACAATCATCATTCACAAGGGAGACCAGGTGAGCCGCAACAAATTTTTGTATAAGCTTGTGGACAGCATGTACTCCCGCAATGATGTTGAGTTCAAGCGCGGAACATTCAGAGTTAAAGGAGATTCCGTGGATATATTTTTGGCCTACGGAGAGGAGGCGGCAAGGATAACTTTCTTTGGGAATGAAGTTGACGAGATAGAAATTTTTGACCCAATCAGCGGAGGAACAATAGAATTCAAAGAGGAGATTCCAATCTATCCTGCAAACATTTTCTCCACAACAAGAGAGAGAACAATAAGCGCAATAAAGCAAATCCAGGATGATTTAAAAAAGCAGTACGATTATTTCATGGAGATTGGCAAGGCGCATGAAGCCAACAGGTTAAAGCAACGCGTAGAGTATGACCTTGAGATGATTAAGGAACTTGGCTACTGCCCCGGCATAGAGAATTATTCCAGATATTTTGACGGAAGAAGCGCCGGCACAAGACCATTCTGCCTGTTGGATTATTTTCAAAATGACTTCCTAACTTTCATAGATGAAAGCCATGTGACTGTCCCTCAAATCCGTGCAATGAGCGGAGGAGACCGTTCCAGAAAACAGACTTTGATTGAGTACGGTTTTCGTCTGCCCGCAGCCGCAGATAACAGGCCGCTGAAGTTTGATGAATTTCAGACGCTGACCAACCAGACGGTTTATGTAAGCGCAACACCTTCTGACTTTGAACTTGAAGAGTCTCAGGGACTTATAGTTGAGCAGGTGGTCCGCCCTACCGGGTTGCTGGAGCCACCGATTGATGTCCGCCCTACAAAAAATCAGATAGATGATTTGCTGGAGGAGGTGCAGAAGCGTGCTGAAAAAGATGAGCGCGTTCTTGTTACAACCCTTACAAAAAGAATGGCGGAGGAGCTGGATAAGTATCTGGAAAAGATGGGGATACGAGTACGCTATATTCACTCGGACGTAGACACGATGGAGAGAATTGAAATCTTGGAGGACTTCCAGGCGGGAAGATTTGATGTACTTGTGGGAGTTAACTTGTTAAGGGAAGGTCTTGATTTACCGCAAGTTTCGCTGGTTGCAATTTTGGATGCGGACAAGGAGGGATTCTTGAGAAGCACCACCGCCCTCACGCAAACCTCCGGCAGAGCGGCAAGAAACATAAACGGCACCGTCATAATGTACGCGGATACTATCACAAAGAGTATGAAAGAGACCATTGACGAGACCGGCCGTCGCCGAGCTAAACAAATGGAATACAATAAAGTACATCATATTACTCCGCGACAGATTGTGAAGGAAGAGAGAAATATTCTTGGCCGCAATGCAACTTTAGAGGAGGCTTCTTCAAATTATGGCAAGCCTTCTGCAAGAGATATAGCAAATGATCCTGTCATAACAAACATGACAAGAGCGCAGCTGGAAAAATCTATCGAGAGCTCCAGGATACAAATGGAACGTTCCGCTAAAAAGCTGGATTTCACCGCTGCAGCAAAATTCAGAGATGAGATGAACGCACTTAAAGAGGTGCTAAAGAACAAAAAGAATTAA